Proteins co-encoded in one Desulfitobacterium hafniense DCB-2 genomic window:
- a CDS encoding helix-turn-helix transcriptional regulator, with protein sequence MKNRLEEIRKQRGIRQEELAAALAVSRQTIGSLENGRYNPSIILAFKIARFFGMSIEEIFIYEEEEYDEK encoded by the coding sequence GTGAAGAATCGGTTGGAAGAAATACGCAAGCAGCGCGGGATTCGGCAGGAAGAGTTGGCCGCCGCCCTGGCGGTATCCAGGCAAACCATCGGCTCGCTGGAAAATGGGCGCTACAATCCATCCATTATACTGGCTTTCAAGATCGCCCGGTTTTTCGGGATGAGCATCGAAGAGATTTTTATCTATGAAGAGGAGGAGTACGATGAAAAATGA
- a CDS encoding lactate utilization protein — protein sequence MVGMLERTIAGLQRNNMAGYFVHNRQELMALLSGLMEKGQTVGCGDSVTLEELGVFDFLRKGDYIFYDKYVPGLTSEDKRRLYIQNFAADTFITGTNAVTTDGKLFNIDGNGSRVAPMIYGPRQVIVVVGTNKITEDVESAIQRVRQIAAPMDAKRLKKETPCTKLNRCVDCRHPQRICNDFVLITGQFVKDRIKVIIIDMEIGY from the coding sequence ATGGTTGGAATGCTCGAACGGACGATTGCCGGCTTGCAGCGCAACAACATGGCAGGGTATTTTGTCCATAATCGGCAGGAATTAATGGCGCTTTTGTCCGGTCTGATGGAAAAGGGACAGACGGTTGGCTGCGGCGATTCGGTGACATTAGAAGAGCTGGGGGTCTTTGATTTCCTGCGCAAGGGGGATTATATTTTTTATGATAAATACGTGCCGGGCCTGACCTCTGAAGATAAGCGAAGGTTGTATATTCAAAACTTTGCCGCAGATACCTTTATCACAGGAACCAATGCCGTCACCACCGATGGAAAGCTATTCAATATCGATGGGAATGGTAGCCGGGTCGCCCCCATGATTTATGGCCCCCGACAGGTCATTGTTGTGGTAGGGACCAATAAAATCACGGAGGATGTAGAGAGTGCCATTCAGCGTGTTCGGCAAATTGCCGCTCCAATGGATGCTAAACGGCTGAAAAAAGAAACACCCTGTACCAAACTGAACAGGTGTGTGGATTGCCGGCATCCCCAGCGGATTTGCAATGATTTTGTCCTGATTACGGGCCAGTTCGTCAAAGACAGAATCAAGGTTATTATTATAGATATGGAAATAGGGTATTAG
- a CDS encoding ribose-phosphate diphosphokinase, which yields MSVKELKIFCGNANRALAEEIVDYLGVPLGEAKVKRFKDGEITIAIDESVRGADVFVVQPTCNPTNDNIMELLIMIDALKRASARRITPVIPYYGYARQERKSKARDPITAKLMANLITTAGADRVVTMDLHAPAIQGFFDIPVDHLPGVPILAEYFKSKELENVVVVSPDHGGVQRARNLAERIGAPLAIIDKRRPEPNVSEIMNVIGDIQGKQVIMIDDIIDTAGTITQGAQALKDRGAQDVYACCTHPVLSGPAFERLENSVIKEVVITNTIPVHPEKMISKIKVLSVAPLLGAAIVRIHEDLSVSKLFS from the coding sequence ATGTCTGTCAAGGAGTTGAAAATCTTTTGCGGCAATGCCAACCGGGCATTAGCGGAAGAAATTGTTGATTATCTGGGGGTTCCTCTGGGAGAGGCTAAAGTAAAACGCTTCAAGGACGGAGAAATTACCATCGCCATTGATGAAAGCGTCCGGGGGGCGGATGTCTTTGTGGTTCAGCCCACCTGTAATCCGACCAATGATAATATCATGGAACTCTTGATTATGATTGATGCCCTGAAAAGAGCGTCGGCTCGCCGCATCACTCCAGTTATCCCTTATTACGGATATGCTCGTCAAGAACGCAAATCCAAAGCCCGGGATCCGATCACAGCCAAGCTCATGGCCAATCTGATCACCACTGCCGGTGCCGACCGGGTGGTAACCATGGATCTCCATGCTCCGGCCATCCAGGGTTTCTTTGATATTCCGGTGGACCATCTCCCCGGTGTGCCCATCCTGGCGGAGTATTTTAAGAGCAAAGAATTAGAGAACGTGGTGGTTGTTTCCCCGGACCATGGCGGAGTACAACGGGCCCGCAACCTGGCGGAGCGGATCGGAGCGCCTTTGGCCATTATCGACAAGCGCCGTCCGGAGCCCAATGTATCAGAGATTATGAATGTTATCGGTGATATTCAAGGCAAACAGGTGATTATGATCGATGATATCATCGACACTGCCGGGACGATTACTCAAGGAGCTCAAGCCTTGAAGGATCGCGGAGCTCAGGATGTCTATGCCTGCTGTACTCATCCCGTATTATCCGGCCCAGCCTTTGAGCGCCTGGAGAATTCCGTCATCAAGGAAGTGGTTATCACCAATACCATTCCCGTTCATCCGGAAAAAATGATCTCCAAGATTAAAGTCCTCTCTGTTGCTCCCCTATTAGGAGCGGCCATCGTGCGTATTCATGAGGACCTTTCTGTCAGTAAGCTGTTCAGTTAA
- a CDS encoding heavy metal translocating P-type ATPase gives MLTFFKNEEKRTILFLVLSLPALIMSFFEIGSFPVDPAWIAILLCGIPIIKGAIVGLVTEFDIKADVLVSLALIAAIFIGEIFAAGEVAFIMAIGAYLEERTVAKARAGIEKLVHLTPTTARLVNNGEERIVPAEQVKVGDVLRVLAGETIAVDGIIISGQTSVNQAVMTGESLPVDKSTGDEVSSGTVNQFGTFDMQATKVGEDSSLQRMIRLVQSADAGKAKIVGIADRWATWIVVIALFSAGATWFITDEIIRAVTILVVFCPCALVLATPTAIMAGIGNATKFGILVREGDALERLSMVKRMAFDKTGTLTFGKPDVAAVESFDPSLSADELLALAASAELRSEHPLGKAVVAHYRTAAKASLPEPHDFRMLAGRGVYAVVNNRTIYAGNGELLQDNGIPLAQAIIEKAASYRNDGCTIIFVAIDGHASGFIALSDTLRPDAVDMVRNLEKLNVTSVLLTGDNHHAASHMAKIAGIHDIHTDCLPENKLAVIEQYQSKGDLVCMVGDGVNDAPALKKAHVGIAMGGIGSDIAVDAADIALVRDDIKNIPHLFALSKRTMNTIKINMALSMVLNFGAILLAMFGHLGPVVGALVHNVGSVVVIINSSLLLNWRKSK, from the coding sequence GTGCTAACATTTTTCAAGAATGAGGAGAAGAGAACGATTCTTTTTCTCGTTCTTTCTCTTCCCGCTTTGATCATGAGCTTTTTTGAAATCGGTTCATTTCCTGTCGACCCTGCCTGGATCGCTATTCTGCTTTGCGGTATTCCCATTATCAAAGGCGCCATTGTCGGACTCGTCACAGAATTCGATATCAAGGCGGATGTTCTTGTCTCCCTTGCCTTGATTGCCGCCATCTTTATCGGCGAGATCTTTGCTGCCGGTGAAGTGGCATTTATTATGGCCATAGGTGCCTATTTGGAGGAACGTACCGTCGCGAAAGCCCGGGCGGGTATAGAAAAGCTGGTACACCTTACCCCGACAACAGCGAGACTCGTCAATAATGGTGAGGAAAGGATTGTTCCCGCCGAGCAGGTTAAGGTCGGTGATGTCCTGCGCGTGCTGGCCGGTGAAACGATTGCCGTTGACGGAATCATCATCAGCGGTCAAACCTCTGTCAATCAGGCGGTCATGACTGGTGAATCCTTACCGGTTGATAAGAGCACCGGAGATGAGGTTTCCAGCGGAACCGTTAATCAGTTCGGTACTTTCGATATGCAGGCCACCAAAGTCGGTGAGGACAGCTCCCTGCAACGGATGATCCGGCTGGTTCAGTCAGCCGATGCGGGAAAGGCAAAGATTGTCGGCATCGCGGACCGATGGGCCACCTGGATTGTGGTCATTGCCTTGTTTTCTGCCGGAGCCACCTGGTTCATCACCGATGAGATCATCCGCGCCGTGACCATTTTGGTCGTCTTCTGCCCCTGTGCTTTGGTGCTGGCCACCCCCACGGCCATTATGGCGGGCATTGGCAATGCTACAAAGTTTGGCATCCTTGTCCGGGAGGGCGATGCCTTGGAAAGACTCTCCATGGTAAAACGAATGGCCTTTGACAAAACAGGGACCCTCACCTTTGGCAAACCTGATGTAGCCGCCGTGGAGAGCTTTGATCCCAGCCTGTCTGCCGACGAGCTCCTGGCCTTGGCTGCTTCTGCAGAACTGCGTTCCGAGCATCCGCTGGGAAAAGCGGTTGTCGCCCATTACAGGACCGCCGCCAAGGCTTCTCTGCCGGAGCCCCATGATTTTCGGATGCTGGCGGGGCGGGGTGTTTACGCAGTCGTGAATAACCGCACGATCTATGCCGGCAATGGAGAGCTGCTGCAGGACAACGGCATTCCTCTTGCCCAAGCCATCATAGAAAAGGCAGCGTCCTACAGAAATGACGGCTGCACCATCATCTTTGTTGCCATAGACGGCCATGCTTCAGGTTTTATCGCTTTATCCGACACTTTACGGCCTGATGCCGTGGATATGGTCAGGAATCTTGAGAAATTAAACGTCACAAGCGTATTGCTGACCGGCGACAACCATCATGCCGCTTCCCATATGGCAAAGATTGCTGGAATTCATGATATCCATACCGATTGCCTGCCCGAAAATAAACTGGCTGTAATCGAGCAATACCAAAGCAAAGGAGATTTGGTCTGCATGGTTGGCGACGGGGTCAACGATGCTCCTGCACTGAAGAAGGCCCATGTCGGCATCGCTATGGGAGGAATCGGCAGTGATATTGCCGTGGATGCTGCCGATATCGCCCTGGTCAGGGATGATATAAAAAATATCCCCCATCTGTTTGCCCTGTCCAAGCGGACGATGAACACTATTAAAATCAATATGGCCCTTTCTATGGTTCTTAACTTTGGCGCTATTCTTCTGGCTATGTTTGGGCATCTCGGGCCTGTCGTAGGTGCCTTAGTACACAATGTGGGATCGGTGGTTGTTATTATCAACTCATCACTGTTATTAAACTGGAGGAAATCAAAATGA